CATGATGTGAATACATACATGGGGAGTTCTCCATTTAGGAACAACCCAAAGACCATCAGCCACTTCAGTGGACTCGTATGCTTCCTGCAGCAACCACAAGTAATATTTTCAATTAATTGACAAGTGAAAACCGTGCACTGAACTCAGAGATTAACGAAAAACGGATCCCTAGTATGCCAACGGCCAACCCCAGTCTTAGACCATACGCCTAGTTATAAAAGTCAAAAGTTACCCAAAGCATACAGTCTAAAACTGATGGCTGAatagtttccttttttttatctaCTACTGCATGTGACAATTAGGGAACAGAAAGAGCAACATTGTCATTTAAAGGTCATGAACAGGAAAAGTGTACAACATCCAGTCCGAAACTCCGAACCTGCACAGTTGCCACCCAATCGCATTGCTTCCCAACAGTGGTTTCATACCCTGGGCTGTAGTTCAAACCAGCTGAGCTAGCGGCACTTGAAACACTGGAGTCCACGTCTTCCCCATCAGCATACATGGAGGTTATGGAGATCTGCGTAATTAACATTTTGCGGACTCGAATTATCCCAAAAGATTGCAGGAATTCATCTGAGCAGCATAGTAGTCATGGAAATTGCAAATGTACACGCGCAGAAAAGTACTCACTCACTTCATCGAGATTTCCAGCATCTTCAATGTCATCCACGGTCACAGAGCTAGCACCGAAGCACAAGAGCGCCTCGGAGAGCACTTCCTGGTTCGCAATGTCATAGGAAAAATCGCATGAGACACTGAAACCACTCGAGGCAGGTGAAGGAATCGAAATGTCTACGAACTACGAAGTGCGGAGACTAGAGAGCGTGAAGTACTGACCGCGTCCTGCCTGCGGCACCGGATGTGGACGGATAGGTAAGGCGCTGAGAGGTCGGAGCCCGCCGCAGCGGAGCTGGAGGGCGTCTCGTCGCCAAAGTCCACCGCGCGGGTGCGGAAGCTCATTCCTCtccgggcgccgggcgccgggccgCACGCGCTGTCGCGGGACGGCGAGGAGAAAGCGTAGAGCGGGAggttaccgccgccgccgccgccgccactgctgaTGGCGCACGGGACGCGAGGCAATAGGGCTCGGGGCGAGTAGAAGGTGGAGAcgaggcggcggagaggggcgcggccggcgcgcgccaGCGACGGCAGcatctcggcggcggcggcggcacactCGCGCGCCGCACAGACCTGGTGATGTTTCTGAAGGCTATGCGCACGAGTTCAGAATCCCTTTTTGACTTTATTTTGGccgtttccaaaaaaaaaaccgtACGGTGTCGGGATAGATCATCGGAAGTAAAAGTTGTAACAAGTGATCCCGCCCGCGAGTGTCCCCGAGTGTACAAAGGAGTGCAGAGgtcctagatcggtaggtgaaaATCATAACAGACGATCAAATCCTCAAGTCTAAATTAAGGCAAAACAACATCCAaacgcagggcgcaatatacgaTACActaaacaggacgtaggatattataCATGTATAAATTCGTGTCTTCTGTCCTtccttttaccttcgagtttcaagTCCGACGACTCCCCACCAACCAATGATACCCTTcagtaggttgtcgggtataaaacaccgatagctgacGCTATAGGtagggtgatcgtcgagatcatcgggtgaGCTTGAATGACCTTGTTAAGATTAATCTACTCTACAAGACAAGAACGTTATTCCTCTATCCAATGGACGACTTTGTGTGCAACTATGTCggagtccgaggcgaagtcgtcGAATAGGCTAATTCCAAGCTAGCATATGCTCTCGCCGAATTGGAATTCGAAACGGAgtgtggagtggagcaattcatCTACCGATG
This sequence is a window from Setaria italica strain Yugu1 chromosome III, Setaria_italica_v2.0, whole genome shotgun sequence. Protein-coding genes within it:
- the LOC101761197 gene encoding uncharacterized protein LOC101761197, translating into MLPSLARAGRAPLRRLVSTFYSPRALLPRVPCAISSGGGGGGGNLPLYAFSSPSRDSACGPAPGARRGMSFRTRAVDFGDETPSSSAAAGSDLSAPYLSVHIRCRRQDAEVLSEALLCFGASSVTVDDIEDAGNLDEISITSMYADGEDVDSSVSSAASSAGLNYSPGYETTVGKQCDWVATVQEAYESTEVADGLWVVPKWRTPHDPQATNIIINPGLAFGAGEHPTTKLCLLLLREVIKGGEHVLDYGTGTGVLGIAALKMGAVLATGIDIDPQAIISASENLLLNGLRPNQMPVYLVPTTDQPSSFPSSVDKSEENKLTNNHDLKSSRGTYDVVAANILLNPLLELVEDIVGYAKPGGIVAISGILEEQVPKVKEVYSTYLASISVSEMDGWACLQGTRRV